AAATCTTGCCCTGACTCTGGCAGCAAAGGCGTCTGGATGGTTTCTGGCTCATTCAAAATGGGGAGGTGATCCACAATCCACGAGTCTCGCCGATAGAGACGTGGAAAGGGGTTAATGCCTCGGACGGTGCTGGCTGCTACCGGAACTTCCTCACGACCCACCAGATCGATAATTTTGCGCGTCGCACTGACAGCGGGCTGAATATAGCAATCGGCAGGTGTCACCACGACCCCTAGCGGATGTAAGTGCCCCATCGTCATCAGTAGCAGGGTTGATAGATAATCATCAACGCCGCCATCGTGATCCAGCAAAACTAAGGGCTTAGACATTCTGGTTCTCGGTGGATAAACGACTCAGCGATCGCTAATTTCTGTCTCATCGGCATTCTCTGCATCGGCATCTTCTTCATCGATATAAAAGCGATAGAAAACATAGCCATCTTCAAACGGACGATCCTCTAAGACGTGGTGAACCACGCCTTGCTCAATCAAGCTTTGCCCCAACTGAATCGCTGACTCACGGGTACAGTTTTGGGTTTGCACCAACCACTCCACTGCTTCGGCTCCTGTAAAGCAGGCAGGGTATAGATTCATCCGATATCGACGGTCTTGAATTTTAAGTCCTGCTGGCCCTCGCATTGCTGTGATCAAGGCATCCAGAGAGGTATCCGTTTGTAGGCGAGTGGTGGAGTCGGCAAGCGTGAGTGTGCTCAGAGTAGCTTCAGCAAAACCATCCGTTTCTGGGAGAGCAGAAATCGGGCGATCGCTAGATTTATTTCCATTTGAGGCAGCGCGTTGCGGCTTCCAGGACGGGAAGGGAGGTGGCTGCAAAGATGCCAATAACTGGTTGAGTTCCGGCGATCGCACATGAAGATCGCGTTGGGGAAATGGCACTTCAATGCCGTAGCGGCGCAGAGAAGCTTCAATGCGATAGTAAATGTCGCTTTTCACGCGAAACTGTTTCTTCGGTTCTCCAGTCCAAACCAGTAACTCAAAGTTAAGAGAGTTATCCCCAAAGCCTTGAAACCAAACTTCGGGTTGCGGTTTAACCAATACTTCAGGATGGCTTTTGGCCGCTTCCAATAGGGCTGTCTGTACCTGATCAATGTCTGAACCGTAAGCCACCCCAACGGCCAGCTTCAAACGGGAGACTGGATCACCGTGGCTCCAATTGATCACCTCACTCTCTAGGAAGCGAGAGTTGGGCACAATGATCGTGACTTGATCGAAGGTGCTAATCTCGGTGCTGCGGGCACCGATTCGTTTCACCGTCCCTAGCAGCTCATTGACTTTAATCAGATCACCAACTTGGATGGGTCGCTCTAACGTGATGATCAAACCGCTGATGAAGTTGTTGGTAATGTTCTGGACGCCAAAACCAATCCCTACACCGAGGACGCTGGCTAGAATTGCTAAAGAACGGACATCTAAACCCCAAATTTGCAGCAGCACAATCAAGCCTAAAAAGGTCAGGACGTACTGAGTTAAGACAGCCACCAATTCTTGAACTCGCGGCTCGGCTCCCGTTCTCGCCAAGACATAAAACCGAAATAAGCGAGTTAGGCCACTGACTGCAAACCATAAACCAGCGGTAAATGCCAGCAGCAACAGCAGTTGTAGTGCCGAATAGTTGCTCTCCCCTAGGCTGACCACGGGCACTGTCACGAAGTGAAATAGCTGATACCGCCAACTCCGAGCCTGCGGAAATAAATCGGTGACGTACCAAACTACGGCAGCCCACAAACCAGCCTGTAGACCAAGTAATCCTAAATGCAGTAGAAGCCGACTCGGTTGCTCCCAAAGGTGTAGCAGGGAAGCGGGATGCCCCAAGTAGCGAGAGATTTGGCGAGTCAGTAAGCGCTCCACGAGCCACAAAATCAGATGAACGGCGATCGCCCCTAACAGCACGACTGAACTAAACACCAACGCCTGCTGAAAATAAGCAGGGCTGCGCTCCAGTTGTCCTTGCCGCAATGCTGCCTGAATCAAACGACTCCAAAAGCGACCCTGACTCGCTGGATTAGTGCCTTGGAGGACATCTCGCTCGGTGACGGTAAGCAAGGCGCGATCGCTGGGCTGGCTGCGAATGATCGTTTGTTGATTTTCCTCAGCCACCTCAACGGCAATTGGTTCCGAAGACTGAACTTCTTGCTCTAGCGCTGCATTGACGATCGCCGCCCGTTCTGTAGCTGTAAAGTTACCAAAATTACCGACCTGAAACAGTACCCGACCATCCAACACCACGGGAGCTTGTGCGGCCCGACTGTTGGGGCTAGTTTGAGCAAATCCTGGGCTGGGTGTAAATGTGAGCCAAAGAGTGAGCCAAGTGAGCAACCCTAGCCAGAACCAACCCCAACGCCGTTGAACTCGCAACCTTGAGGGATGCGATCGCAGGCGGCACACTGGTTTAGAAGCCGTCATCGCAGAATCCTCAAGGGTTAGGAGTAGAAGTAGCTGGAGTAGAAGTAGTTGGAGTAGGGGTTTCTGGAATCTGGGGCCGCGATCGCTCCAGCAAAGTGCCGACCAAGCCCCAAGCACCCACCCCCATCAACAACAGCACAATGCCACCAATCAGCCAAATGACCACTGTGTTTTTGTGCAGAGCGCTCGGCTGTTGGTCAAAATGAGTGCGTTCTCGGTTTAAGGCTGTGGCATTGGGATCGCCTTCTCCCATCACCGTGGCAATAATTTTGTAAGGCCCAATGCGAATGGTATCTTTGCTAGAAAATGGATGACTTCCGGGACGAATGGCCCGACCATTGAGAAAAGTACCGTTGGCGCTGCGATCGGTGATATAAAGCTGAGAGTTCGCGACTGTGATCAGGGTGTGGAAGCGCGAAACTTCTTTGTGGGCTAGCTCTAGGCGCGAGACTGGTTTTTCTCCTAGTGTCTCTGGCATTTGGTCACTTTCTCGGCCAATGGCGATCGGAGCTTTGAGTAAGGGTTGCTGCACCTCTCCGGTTGCTGTGTCTTCCCAAACTAGTTGTACATACACAGACTCATCACTAGACATGGCAGGTCTTCTAGCAGCTATTTCCGACTTTATTACCGTCGGTATCATAAACCATCAAGCTTGAAATGCCCATTTCAACTGAGCAGTGATGTGAGTAGCAATGTGAGCAGCGATCGCGGGCAAAATCACATAAGTACATTTGACTAAATTGAAACTTTTTTTGTAGAAAACTTTCAATCTACATGGCGGCAGGTTAGTAGGAACAACTCTGAGGTACAGGGCACAGCATGGGCTTAAATCTTTTACGGTTACTGCAATCACCCAACCCTGACAAACCCCTGGGTGGGCGTTATAAAGTCCTGAGCAAGTTGGGTGCAGGTGGGTTTGGGCAGACGTTTCTGGCGGAAGATATGCACTTACCCGACCATCCCTGCTGCGTGGTCAAGCAACTGAAGCCCCAAGTTACCGATGCCAGTAGCCTACAAACTGCCAGACGCTTATTTGATACCGAAGCGAAAGTACTGTATCAACTCGGCAGCCATGACCAGATTCCTCGCCTCATGGCCCACTTCGAGGAAGACCAAGAGTTTTACTTGGTGCAAGAATTTGTGGATGGGGCCGCTCTCTCAGAAGAACTAGTCACTGGGCAGCCTTGGCCGGAAGCGCGAGTGGTGGCACTGTTGCAAGATATTTTGCAAGCCCTGGCGTTTGTCCATGATCAGCATGTGATTCATCGCGATATCAAGCCGCCTAACCTGATGCGTCGCCGCCTAGACGGCAGAATTGTGCTGATCGATTTTGGGGCGGTGAAGCAGGTGAGCACCCAAATTGTCACCGCTAAATCTGGGCATACAAATTTAACTATTTCGATTGGCACTCAGGGCTACATGCCCAACGAGCAATTGGGTGGCAATCCTCGCTTCAGCAGTGATCTTTATGCGGTGGGGATGATCGGCATTCAGGCGCTCACGGGTGTTCATCCTCGGCATCTCAGTGAGGACGTTAAAACTGGAGAAATTCAATGGCGCGACCGCGCTCCTCATGCAACTCCTGAACTAGCAGATTTCCTCGATCGCATGGTGCGTTACGACTTCCGCGCCCGCTACACCACCGCTGGGGAGGCCTTGGCCGCGTTACAAGCTTTACCCGCTGAATTATTAGCCGCGATCGCTGTCTCTCCTCCCAGCCCTACCCCCCTCGCCCCAGACGCAGAAGACACCACAGATTTAGATACAGTCGCCCTTCCAGAACCAACCCCTCTTGCTAACACCGTCACAGCTCCCACTTTGGCTGTAGGGGTTTTACCTGCTGCCCTGCCAGAAACGCAACCCTCTCCCCCAGTCAAAAGTTCTATTCCCACGGCTGTTTTACCCAGTGCCACCCGCCTTCAAGGTGTGAAGCCAGCGGCAATTGTGGCCGCTTTAGTGGCGATCGCAGCAACCTTCCTGCTTGCCAAAGCTTTATTCACGCCTAAACCTGCGCCTCAAACTGCTTCTACTCCAGCCACTACCGCTTCTGCTCCAACTACTAGTTCTACTCCAACTGCTAGCTCTACTCCAGCTAACAATACCCAACCTGCTGTATCTGCCTCCACTGCCCCAGCTAACCCTACGCCCTCTAGTAACCCTCAAGCTGCCGTTCCCCCAACCGTTGCCCCCAGCCCCACTCCTGCTCAGCCTCCCATTGCTCCACTTTTGGCTCAAGCCGATGGGTTACGCACCGCCAATCAGCCAGAAAAAGCTTTAGCTCTGTATGACCAAGCGGTCTCCCAAGCACCCACCAATGCCACGGCTCAATGGGGTCGCTGCTACAGCTTGAATCAATTGCAGCGTCCTGGAGAGGCGATTACTGCTTGCGATCAAGCCTTAGCGAGTAACCCTCAATATCCAGAAGCGTTGTGGAGTAAAGGCTATGCGCTGGATCAACTCAAACGCCACTCAGAAGCGATCGCCCTCTATGACCAAGCGATCGTGCTAAAGCCTAATTTTGCAGAAGTTTGGAGTAACAAAGGATCGTCG
This region of Trichocoleus desertorum NBK24 genomic DNA includes:
- a CDS encoding tetratricopeptide repeat protein is translated as MGLNLLRLLQSPNPDKPLGGRYKVLSKLGAGGFGQTFLAEDMHLPDHPCCVVKQLKPQVTDASSLQTARRLFDTEAKVLYQLGSHDQIPRLMAHFEEDQEFYLVQEFVDGAALSEELVTGQPWPEARVVALLQDILQALAFVHDQHVIHRDIKPPNLMRRRLDGRIVLIDFGAVKQVSTQIVTAKSGHTNLTISIGTQGYMPNEQLGGNPRFSSDLYAVGMIGIQALTGVHPRHLSEDVKTGEIQWRDRAPHATPELADFLDRMVRYDFRARYTTAGEALAALQALPAELLAAIAVSPPSPTPLAPDAEDTTDLDTVALPEPTPLANTVTAPTLAVGVLPAALPETQPSPPVKSSIPTAVLPSATRLQGVKPAAIVAALVAIAATFLLAKALFTPKPAPQTASTPATTASAPTTSSTPTASSTPANNTQPAVSASTAPANPTPSSNPQAAVPPTVAPSPTPAQPPIAPLLAQADGLRTANQPEKALALYDQAVSQAPTNATAQWGRCYSLNQLQRPGEAITACDQALASNPQYPEALWSKGYALDQLKRHSEAIALYDQAIVLKPNFAEVWSNKGSSLLLLERPAEAVAAYDKATALKPDLAEAWNNRGVALWSLRRFDEAVTSIDKAIQIQPDYPDAIRVRQQMRQKLGR
- a CDS encoding FHA domain-containing protein translates to MSSDESVYVQLVWEDTATGEVQQPLLKAPIAIGRESDQMPETLGEKPVSRLELAHKEVSRFHTLITVANSQLYITDRSANGTFLNGRAIRPGSHPFSSKDTIRIGPYKIIATVMGEGDPNATALNRERTHFDQQPSALHKNTVVIWLIGGIVLLLMGVGAWGLVGTLLERSRPQIPETPTPTTSTPATSTPNP
- a CDS encoding mechanosensitive ion channel domain-containing protein, encoding MTASKPVCRLRSHPSRLRVQRRWGWFWLGLLTWLTLWLTFTPSPGFAQTSPNSRAAQAPVVLDGRVLFQVGNFGNFTATERAAIVNAALEQEVQSSEPIAVEVAEENQQTIIRSQPSDRALLTVTERDVLQGTNPASQGRFWSRLIQAALRQGQLERSPAYFQQALVFSSVVLLGAIAVHLILWLVERLLTRQISRYLGHPASLLHLWEQPSRLLLHLGLLGLQAGLWAAVVWYVTDLFPQARSWRYQLFHFVTVPVVSLGESNYSALQLLLLLAFTAGLWFAVSGLTRLFRFYVLARTGAEPRVQELVAVLTQYVLTFLGLIVLLQIWGLDVRSLAILASVLGVGIGFGVQNITNNFISGLIITLERPIQVGDLIKVNELLGTVKRIGARSTEISTFDQVTIIVPNSRFLESEVINWSHGDPVSRLKLAVGVAYGSDIDQVQTALLEAAKSHPEVLVKPQPEVWFQGFGDNSLNFELLVWTGEPKKQFRVKSDIYYRIEASLRRYGIEVPFPQRDLHVRSPELNQLLASLQPPPFPSWKPQRAASNGNKSSDRPISALPETDGFAEATLSTLTLADSTTRLQTDTSLDALITAMRGPAGLKIQDRRYRMNLYPACFTGAEAVEWLVQTQNCTRESAIQLGQSLIEQGVVHHVLEDRPFEDGYVFYRFYIDEEDADAENADETEISDR